AACCGACTACTCTGTCAAACAACCCCCGTTCGCTCAACCCTTCTGGCTCTCTTGACGCTCTCAGTTGTCTTTACAATACCGGCATTCCCAGGACTTGAACAGCTTTTTGCCATACTGAGAATTGCTGGAAAACCCAATTAAGTATTGATAATTAAGTATTGGCCGTATTTTGTATTATTTGCTACAGACTGCCCGTGAATCGTAGCGTTGATCTACAGCTTGACTGCCAGAATTTAGCGTTTGGCTAAGAGACAATCTACCCATGATGTTTGTGCTTGCATCGAGAGATTGGCCTGCGTAGCCGAATCAGTATTTGGATTACCAGGGAATGTATTTTCAGAATTCTCTCCAGAATTGACCACAGTGTTTTCGATCGCGTCTCCAGAACCATTGGAAACCCCGTTCGTGGGAATTAAACCCACCACATGGGGAACCGGACGTGGCGTATAGGCCACCAACGATTCTCCCTGAAATGCCAGTGATGTGCTTGCCCCAGAATCCAACATCACGGCGTCACGATAGCCTGCCTTCAGCAATTTCTGTCCCAAATTCACCGAGCCGATCGGATCCTTGGAAACCCCAATCATCGGCTGACCCGATTGATTAATCCCCCAAAAGGCCCGATGTCGTTCCGCATTGAAATCAAATAAATTCCCAAAGGCGGCCTCCGGTTGGGCTTGCCCGTCTCGTACAAGCCATGCTGCCGCCACAAACGCATCCGTCACCTTAGGCATTTCTGCCTGAATCCCCGCTAGGGAATTATGCTTTGCGGCATCAAAGGGAATATAGCGCACTTCCTCCGGACTAATCAGGACCAAAGGCCGACCGTTGAGGCGCAAGTTTTCCCGATCGTTCCCCGGCACAAATTCCCCTGAGGTTTGGCTGTAGACCGGGCCAATCATCTTATTGGAATCGAGAAATTCCAAGGAAAAGAAACCACCATCCACCCCTGCGATCGCTGGTGTTCCCGCTAGGATGGCAGGCACCTGATCCCTTGTCTTGGCATGGATAGTCATCGGTTTACCGCCGGAGATGAAGACAAATCCAGTGTTCTCGATCGTCGGTTCCTGCTTCTGGATCGGCGACTGGAAATCAAAACCCACATTCCACTTGGGTAACGGTGCTCCCCCCCAAGCTTGATCCAACATCTCCGCAATGCGCGACTGTCCAATGCGCCCGATCGCTAACAAACTTTCCGACTGACCCGCCAAGCGCTCATCCAAGTCATTCATGGTGAGTGCTGCACTGTAGCCCGCCTGCTGCACAAAATTAGCAACTTGCTGGTTATATTTGCCCTCGGGATAGGTAAAGTAGTGAATCGGAATCCCTAGTTCGCGCTCCAATACCTGCTTTGATTCGGTCAGTTCTGTCTTCAGTTGCGCTTCGGAGACTTTTGTCAAATCTGGCGGATGGCTGACACTGTGAGCCGCGATCGTAATCAGCGGATCCTTGGCCATCTCCCGCAGTTGCTCCCAATTCAAACTCGATCGGCCCATCTTCTTGCCCACCTTGGCCGTGTAAATCGAGAAGGCAGCGGGATAGTTGTACTTTTTCAACAGCGGGTAAACGTGGGTATAGTGGCCTTCATAGCCATCATCAAAGGTCAACAAAATTGGTTTTGGGGGCAGTGGCATCCCCGTGCGCAGGTGCACCATCAACTGATCCAGACTGATGGGCGTGAGGTTCTTATCCCGAATCGCTTGCAAATGGGCTTCAAACTCAGCGGGAGTGACATCAAAACTGACTTGCTTCTCCGGCAGAATGTCGTGGTACATCATCACCGGAACCCGTGCTGCCCTAGCCCGCTCATGGATTTCGGGAAACGGTTTGGGATTGAGCATTGCCCCTAGGTTGGGGATTAACTGATCTGCCAGGTAGTTCAACGCGATCGCTGAAGCGCCCACTGCGGTTGTATCCTGTACCAACGGCTTCGCCAAACTGACCCAGGTGGACACTGGAATTCCTACGGTGGCGCATTGGGTAGGGGCCGACTGGCTAGACCTTGCATCTCGACTCGGTTGGGCGGCTGCCGGAGAGATCAAGGGCGCACTGAAAGAACTACTCCACAGCAGACTAGCGCTCAAACCCAGGAGGGCGTTCCAACGCACCAGAAATCGCGATCGCACAACAGTCATGGGAGATGTCCGGGAAGTAATGGCAAGAAGGAGAGTCACACACGTACCTCATCCTCATTAACGCGGGCAATCTCGATCGTTCCGGCTAAATTGACTGCCAGCCCTAGAATTTTCTGCGATGGGGCAGTTGCAAGGATGGGTGAACGCTTTTATGACAAGGGCTGGATAACATGGCTAGAGAACTACGCTATCCAAAGTGCAGCAAAAGCATGACCCGCAGGAAAATCAAAGGGGTGGGAAATCAAAGGGGCAACGAGATTGAGAAGGGCGTTTGAAAAGGCTTTGGAAAGGGTGTTCGGAAATGTATTCTATTATGTCTGGGAAAAAGAATGTATGTCTGGGAAAAAGAATGGCATCTGAAAAGTCTAAAGAATTTGTTTCAAATTTAGAAACTTTAGGGGGGTGTCCACAAATTCAATGGCAGATTGATAGGACATAGGATTCTTTGGAGATGAAGATTTATGCTATCCAATGCTGCCCGGAAGTTGTCTCAGCCAGTCTCGCCCTCACAGTCGTCTTTGCAGTCATCCAGCGCCACCCGATCGCGATCCCGTTACTGGGCTATCTTACCGATTCTGCTTGGGATCATGGCCTGTAGTGTGGCACAACCCGCGATCGCGGCGGAAAAGTTACTGCGGACCTTAACGGTCACCGGTCGCGGGACCGAACGGATTCCCACCACGTTGACCCAAGTGCGTTTAGGCGTGGAAGCCCAAGGCAAAACGGCCAAGGAGGTGCAAGCGGAGGTGGCACGGCGAGCCACAGCGGTGGTGGAACTGTTGAAGGCTCGTAATGTGGAAAAACTGGAAACAACGGGGATCAACCTGAGCCCAAACTATGACTATCGAGATGGCAAACAAATCCTGGTGGGCTATGTTGCCTCGAACATGGTGAGCTTCCGTATTCCCACCGCCAAGGCCGGAACCATTATGGATGATGCGGTCAAATCGGGAGCCAGTCGCATTGACGGTGTGAGTTTTATTGCTACGGATGCCGCGATCGCCGATGCCCAAAAGGTCGCCCTGCGCAAAGCGACCCAGGATGCTCAAACCCAGGCGAATGCGGTCCTCAGCTCCCTGAATCTGACCTCCAAGGAAATTGTCAGTATTCAAGTCAATGGGGCCACTCCGCCGACCCCTCGGCTGTATGCTGCTGATAATTTTAAACTCCGAGCCGAGGCAGCCTCTACCCCAGTGATGGATAGTGAGCAACCCGTAGAAGCGTCCGTCACGCTCGAAATCAGTTACTAGCGCCCACAGGAGCGGATGAGCCAGGACAATTCATCCAGCTAATACCCCTGTCCATCCGCTCCTGGGTCAACCCATGACCCCTTGACTCCAGGATCTAGGGGCGATAATCCCAGCGATCGCCCCGATCGAGCTTGGCTAACAGTTGCAAGATTAATTTTCGATCCTGGGTTGTGGGCTTGACCGTGAGATACTGTTCCAGATCTTGGCGGGCCTCTACCCAGCGATTCATTTGATAGTAAATAATGCCCCGATCGCGCAATTCCGTTGGCGTATCTGGGAACAGCAACAGAATGCGATCGATCGCAGCTAAGGACTTGTGGTTATTTCCAGAATTGATGTAAGTGGCTTTGAGGTTCACTAGCATCCGCGCTAGAAATTGCCGATTGCTCACTGGGGTTAACCAATTAGGGTCAACCCTAAAGTTGGGATTCTCTGCTTGCCCTAGCAATACTGCACAGTCGTCTTTAAACAAGACTTCGCCTCGGTTAAACGCATCCACGTAGAGATCCATCTCGCCTACCACCGGACGAATCAAAAAATGGCCGGGAAACCCAATGCCCACCATCGGAAAGTGAATGCGTTTCGCGATCGCGAGGTACACCAACGACAGGGTAATGGGAATCCCCAAGCGGCGATCGATCACCTGATTGAGATAACTATTACGTGGATCGTAGTAATCCGATTGATTGCCGGAAAAGCCTAAATCATCATAGAGATACTGATTAATGGTTTGAATGACTTTCAGGGGATACCAGGTATCTGGCAATCGGACTTGGACTGCTTCCGCCATCCTATCCAGCGTATAGAGATATTCCTCCACATTCAGGGTGGGATCTTCTTCTTGGGCAATGTATAGAGCAGCCCGTTCCAAGCAAATTTGCGCCTCAGGCTGACAAATTTCTCGAATAAAACACTGCCGAGCAAGCGAGAATTGCATAGAGACTGATCAATGAGGAACTAATAACGACTGGCGATCGATCAAAAAGGAATGCTTATCACAAGGAAGACTGAGGACCAAGTCTGTAAGCTCAGGAAGTCTGTAAGCTCAGGAAGTCTGTGAGCTTAAGTATGTAGGCTCGCTCATAATTTAGCGCTTTTTGCAACGGAAATACATGGCAGCCAGCCAATCTTCTCATTGGCTCATGGGTCTTCATAGTCTGCCCCGGAGCCATATTTCCATGCAGCTAAGCGACAATGCCAGAGATACTGCCGATCGGGGGGGAGGGTGGCAATCCAGGTTTGTAAAGAATTTATAAACGATCGACTCCACCAATGCAAAACCGTATAGGTCGCTAAATTCCCGTAATGTCCCAACCAATCGAACAATGCAGGCAAGCCCACTTGAGGTAGGATTTTGACAATGAGTAATGGGTGGGCGATCGAAGCTTTAGCCAGGGTTTTAAACAGCGGTACGAATTGCACCACATCCTGCAAAAAGGGCTTCAGGACTGGATCTCCCAGCGTTTGCATTTCTTGGAAAATATCGCGTAGCAATTGATTGATTTGATCGGGTTCTAGGGTTTGCTTGACTCCAACACTCATCGATTTCTGGAACAACCAAGTGACTTGTAAATTGGGTTGGTAGGGTTGCAATTGTCCTAACGATCGCCGATCGAGTACATCAGCCTGTAACGCTTCATCCAAGCCTTGGGTCAGGCGTTCCAAATGCCGCACCATCGCTCCAAAGCCACCAAAACTTAAGGGCGACTGCGCTCCGCTACTATCCCCGATCGCTAAAATCCGATCCCATTTCGGCTGTAAGGGACTGTTGCGGTAGCAGGGAAACATGCCAAACAAAGCCCGCTGGAATTGCAACGCTTCTAATTCGATCGATTGATAACTGGGGAGAAGTCGAAAATATTCATCAAACAACGTTTCTAGGGAAATCCGATCGGGTTCCGCATCCAGATAGGTAAACAGATAGGTTGTGCGGCCATCCCGTGCCGGAAACGCTTCCCAGAAATATTGGCATTGATTTTGAATCGGTGTGAAGGAGGCAATCAGATCCCCCGCCGGATTCTCTGGAAAACCTGTAGCACAGGTACCAACGACTAAGCAGACCGCATCGGGTTTCTGTCCGTTTCTGGCTTGGCGCGTTACCGGGGAAAAATGCCCCATAACATCCAGCATTAAGCGGGCAGTCAAGGGGGTATCCGTCGATCGCACCGCCACCCCATTGGGATGCACCGTACAGCCCTTAAAAGGCGTCTGTTCCAATAAATCTCCGCCCGCATCGAGAAATTTTTGTTTCAGGAGGGCTAATAACTGAACGGGATCAACTCCGATATTTAAAACATCCTTAACCCAAATCTCCTGCTCCGCAAAACTGATGCGAATGGGATTAAATTCTGTCGCGATCGTTGTTGCCAATTCTGCTTCCGTTAGTAATCCCAATTGCACAAATTTCTGTAATTCCTGGCGGGAAATATTCCACTCCTGCACCCGCCCCTGCAGAATTCCCTGCTCCAGCAACGCCACTCGGTAACCGCGCTGGGCCAACACCGCCCCAACTAAAATGCCCAACGTTCCCCCACAGATCAGCACATCCCAGGCGATCGTCGATAGGGGTTGGTCACTGGTTTCGACCACCTGCGGCGTGGGAATGGTGCCTTCCCGTAGGGATTGCCAAAGCTGGTCTGCCCGTTGCAAGCCTGCATAGGAGCCCAGCGGGGTGAGAATCGATCGGGTAAGGGACATGGGTATTACGGCAAAAACAGTCAGAAACCAAAGGTGGCCTCCCTAGGCAGCGCCTCAGGGATTCTACCAGCAGTTTACAAGGTAACCATTCCCCATTGCATAACCCCTATGCCACCGAGCCGTGGAGCTGCTGGGAATGCCGATCGGCGGACTGGAGAAACTCCACTAGCCATTCCTTAATCAAATGGGTGGCACGGCAATCATCTTCGTTATAGACCAAAATCGAGTCCAGGAAAGACCGATCGCCCGTCTGCAACCATTGGGCATACCAGTAAATCGACTGGGCACCGTTGGCGCTGGAATCCCGCCATTCAAAGCCAATCCAGCGGGCAATATTTTTCAGGGCATAGCTTTCTACGGGCAAGGTAGCTACCCGAGTGACGACTTCATGTAAATCGATAAACCGAGGCAGCATGGGTTGAATCAGGTGCTGCGGTGTGTCATACAGCTTGGCCAACTTGTTGACCGTCTGCACTTCGTAGGGGCAAAAATGAAAAATGGGCGCATCTGGATACGCCCATACCAAATCTAGAAGTTCTTGCCACACCCGCATTTCATGGTCTGGATGGTCAGCCAGAAAGGCGTGGAACTGTTGGGTCTGTTTCTGTCGATCGACGACCAAGACCCCATGCAGGTAGATGAAATCTAAGGACGGTTCAGATTCAATGTCGAAATAAAGTTCGATCGAGGAGGTGGGAAGAAATTCGTTAATAAAGCGAGGCCGCTGGTGCACGGGGGGATAGTCTGTGGTGGGTAGCGCCTGGTTTTGGAGGGTTGCCTGGGCTTGCTGGGTGATTTTCTTCGCCATTTCCAAGCCGAAGCCGGGTAAGGTTTCGAGGGCCTTGGGAGGCGTCTTGGCGAGGGATTCCAGGGAGGTCAGGTTGAGGGCTTGCAGTTCCCGGTAGCGGCTCTGGGTGACGCCCGGTAAGAGGGACAGGTGCTCCGTTTCTTTGGCCGTTTCGTAGCAATGACTGTACCAATGGCAGAGACTACAGCGATTGCGGGAGATAAACACCTCTGGACTGGCTTCGGCCTGGAGGCTGGCAATACAACTAGTCAGAACCTCTTCCATGCGGGGAATCATTTCCCACAGATCGATCGAGTATTGTCCTTTTTCCCGCAGGAACAAATAAGATTCTTCCGGCCAGGTGCCCTGTACTGCCGCCAGCACTTTGACGTGGTAAGCCGCCACGATTTGGTATTCCGTTTTGGAACGCTTACTCAGCTTAATTTCCACGGGGGCATACAGCCAATCTCCCAGGTCGGACGTTCCCGCCTGCCTCACGAGCAGGTCTGGGTTGCTCATTAAGGTAGTGCCCTCAACCTCCGTCAGCAGTACACCCTGGTAAATAAAGTCCGCCCCTTGTTGCATCAGTTCTAGGGTCTTGGCAGCGGCGATCGTCCAGTTGTGGCTGGGGTAGACGGGTCGCACATAGTCCAAGGTTTCGAGAATTTCGCGGTGGTGAGCAGCACTATCCTGCATCAACTTGACCACGTAGTCGTTCATGGAGTCACGCTGAAGCGGGTCGCCGTGGGTATCAAGGAAAGCGCGGCGGCTGCATCGTTGATAGTTCAACAAAAGCTCTGCCGTTATGAGCATGGAAATCGATCGAGGGAGTTAGGGTGGACTCGAGCCGGAAGATGCTATGGGACTTTACAGGGATTCACTTATGCTCTAGTTTAGGCCAGAAAGTTCCTTCTGCGTGTATGACCTTCGATCGGATTCTCACCCATCGCCAAGAATTTCCTTTTCTCGACCAGTACGCCTACTTTAACTACGGCGGCCAGGGACTCATGTCTCGTCGAGCGTTAGAGGCTGTGACCCAGGCCCAGGAGACGTTACAACGCATTGCACCCTTTTCCCAGGCGGCCTACGACTACAGTTTGCAACTGACGGAGGATCTGCGGCGCACGATCGCGGGGGAACTGGGAGCCCCACCGGACAGCATCACTTTGACCGAAGACACCACGGTTGGCTGCAACATTGCCCTCTGGGGACTGGATTGGCAGGCGGGCGATCATTTGCTAATCACGGACTGCGAACACCAGGGGGTGTTGGCGATCGTTCAAGAACTTCAGCATCGCTTTAGCATTGAGGTCTCGGTCTGTCCGCTGTTGCCAACGCTGAATGGGGGCGATCCA
The sequence above is drawn from the Alkalinema sp. FACHB-956 genome and encodes:
- a CDS encoding polysaccharide deacetylase family protein; protein product: MTVVRSRFLVRWNALLGLSASLLWSSSFSAPLISPAAAQPSRDARSSQSAPTQCATVGIPVSTWVSLAKPLVQDTTAVGASAIALNYLADQLIPNLGAMLNPKPFPEIHERARAARVPVMMYHDILPEKQVSFDVTPAEFEAHLQAIRDKNLTPISLDQLMVHLRTGMPLPPKPILLTFDDGYEGHYTHVYPLLKKYNYPAAFSIYTAKVGKKMGRSSLNWEQLREMAKDPLITIAAHSVSHPPDLTKVSEAQLKTELTESKQVLERELGIPIHYFTYPEGKYNQQVANFVQQAGYSAALTMNDLDERLAGQSESLLAIGRIGQSRIAEMLDQAWGGAPLPKWNVGFDFQSPIQKQEPTIENTGFVFISGGKPMTIHAKTRDQVPAILAGTPAIAGVDGGFFSLEFLDSNKMIGPVYSQTSGEFVPGNDRENLRLNGRPLVLISPEEVRYIPFDAAKHNSLAGIQAEMPKVTDAFVAAAWLVRDGQAQPEAAFGNLFDFNAERHRAFWGINQSGQPMIGVSKDPIGSVNLGQKLLKAGYRDAVMLDSGASTSLAFQGESLVAYTPRPVPHVVGLIPTNGVSNGSGDAIENTVVNSGENSENTFPGNPNTDSATQANLSMQAQTSWVDCLLAKR
- a CDS encoding SIMPL domain-containing protein (The SIMPL domain is named for its presence in mouse protein SIMPL (signalling molecule that associates with mouse pelle-like kinase). Bacterial member BP26, from Brucella, was shown to assemble into a channel-like structure, while YggE from E. coli has been associated with resistance to oxidative stress.); the protein is MACSVAQPAIAAEKLLRTLTVTGRGTERIPTTLTQVRLGVEAQGKTAKEVQAEVARRATAVVELLKARNVEKLETTGINLSPNYDYRDGKQILVGYVASNMVSFRIPTAKAGTIMDDAVKSGASRIDGVSFIATDAAIADAQKVALRKATQDAQTQANAVLSSLNLTSKEIVSIQVNGATPPTPRLYAADNFKLRAEAASTPVMDSEQPVEASVTLEISY
- a CDS encoding transglutaminase-like domain-containing protein, with translation MQFSLARQCFIREICQPEAQICLERAALYIAQEEDPTLNVEEYLYTLDRMAEAVQVRLPDTWYPLKVIQTINQYLYDDLGFSGNQSDYYDPRNSYLNQVIDRRLGIPITLSLVYLAIAKRIHFPMVGIGFPGHFLIRPVVGEMDLYVDAFNRGEVLFKDDCAVLLGQAENPNFRVDPNWLTPVSNRQFLARMLVNLKATYINSGNNHKSLAAIDRILLLFPDTPTELRDRGIIYYQMNRWVEARQDLEQYLTVKPTTQDRKLILQLLAKLDRGDRWDYRP
- a CDS encoding FAD-binding oxidoreductase, whose product is MSLTRSILTPLGSYAGLQRADQLWQSLREGTIPTPQVVETSDQPLSTIAWDVLICGGTLGILVGAVLAQRGYRVALLEQGILQGRVQEWNISRQELQKFVQLGLLTEAELATTIATEFNPIRISFAEQEIWVKDVLNIGVDPVQLLALLKQKFLDAGGDLLEQTPFKGCTVHPNGVAVRSTDTPLTARLMLDVMGHFSPVTRQARNGQKPDAVCLVVGTCATGFPENPAGDLIASFTPIQNQCQYFWEAFPARDGRTTYLFTYLDAEPDRISLETLFDEYFRLLPSYQSIELEALQFQRALFGMFPCYRNSPLQPKWDRILAIGDSSGAQSPLSFGGFGAMVRHLERLTQGLDEALQADVLDRRSLGQLQPYQPNLQVTWLFQKSMSVGVKQTLEPDQINQLLRDIFQEMQTLGDPVLKPFLQDVVQFVPLFKTLAKASIAHPLLIVKILPQVGLPALFDWLGHYGNLATYTVLHWWSRSFINSLQTWIATLPPDRQYLWHCRLAAWKYGSGADYEDP
- a CDS encoding TM0106 family RecB-like putative nuclease — protein: MLITAELLLNYQRCSRRAFLDTHGDPLQRDSMNDYVVKLMQDSAAHHREILETLDYVRPVYPSHNWTIAAAKTLELMQQGADFIYQGVLLTEVEGTTLMSNPDLLVRQAGTSDLGDWLYAPVEIKLSKRSKTEYQIVAAYHVKVLAAVQGTWPEESYLFLREKGQYSIDLWEMIPRMEEVLTSCIASLQAEASPEVFISRNRCSLCHWYSHCYETAKETEHLSLLPGVTQSRYRELQALNLTSLESLAKTPPKALETLPGFGLEMAKKITQQAQATLQNQALPTTDYPPVHQRPRFINEFLPTSSIELYFDIESEPSLDFIYLHGVLVVDRQKQTQQFHAFLADHPDHEMRVWQELLDLVWAYPDAPIFHFCPYEVQTVNKLAKLYDTPQHLIQPMLPRFIDLHEVVTRVATLPVESYALKNIARWIGFEWRDSSANGAQSIYWYAQWLQTGDRSFLDSILVYNEDDCRATHLIKEWLVEFLQSADRHSQQLHGSVA